A genomic segment from Bradyrhizobium diazoefficiens USDA 110 encodes:
- a CDS encoding DUF2865 domain-containing protein, whose amino-acid sequence MEQAMRTESCFQRKLRRMLVAVAIVGPVALTPEMSAAEGLLDFFFGGGQKQQQPTSSFDPQSPPPRPVVVSAGPAFCVRSCDGKYFPLMRGAASPAQMCKAFCPASPTKVFFGSSIDRAYAATGERYADSENAFAYRKALRADCTCNGQSPAGLASVDLAMDGSLRSGDAVATADGLVAYSGIRVGNDQNPDFTPLPAATITRKPVPARD is encoded by the coding sequence GTGGAGCAAGCGATGCGTACCGAATCGTGCTTTCAGCGCAAGCTGCGCCGCATGCTTGTTGCTGTCGCCATCGTTGGCCCCGTGGCGCTGACGCCCGAAATGAGTGCGGCCGAAGGCTTGCTTGATTTCTTTTTCGGTGGCGGCCAGAAGCAACAGCAGCCGACCTCGTCTTTTGATCCGCAATCACCACCGCCGCGGCCGGTCGTCGTAAGCGCGGGACCTGCCTTCTGCGTGCGCAGTTGCGACGGCAAATATTTTCCGCTGATGCGCGGCGCGGCCTCGCCGGCGCAGATGTGTAAGGCCTTCTGTCCGGCAAGCCCGACCAAAGTTTTCTTCGGCTCCAGCATTGACAGAGCCTATGCCGCAACCGGCGAACGCTACGCCGATAGCGAAAACGCCTTTGCCTATCGGAAGGCGCTGCGCGCCGATTGCACTTGCAACGGCCAAAGCCCCGCCGGTCTTGCATCAGTCGATCTCGCGATGGACGGCTCGTTACGCTCGGGCGACGCGGTCGCCACCGCTGACGGGCTCGTCGCTTATTCCGGCATACGGGTCGGTAACGACCAGAACCCGGATTTCACGCCGCTTCCGGCGGCGACCATCACGCGGAAGCCGGTGCCCGCGCGCGACTAG
- a CDS encoding YgiQ family radical SAM protein, which translates to MDTQIIAAEKPLMAQARPRKPAPFLPMSRAEMDALGWDACDIVLVTGDAYVDHPSFGMAIIGRLLEAQGFRVGIIAQPDWHSAEPLRALGKPKVFFGVTGGNMDSMVNRYTADRRLRHDDAYTAGGEGGKRPDRCTIVYAQRCREAFKDVPVVLGGIEASLRRIAHYDYWSDKVRRSVLADAKADLLLYGNAERAVVEVANRLAAGEAPRELDDIRGVALFRRVPEDYSELHADDLDSADEGATRQKGATVIRLPALEQVEQDKEAYARASRVLHRESNPGNARPLVQRHGDRDLWLNPPPIPLTSDEMDAVYDLPYARAPHPSYGDAKIPAWDMIKFSVTIMRGCFGGCTFCSITEHEGRIIQNRSEGSILREIEKIRDKTPGFTGVISDIGGPTANMYRMACKDPKVEGACRRPSCVFPEICPNLNTSHDDLIRLYRKVRETKGIKKVMVASGVRYDLAVESPEYIKELVTHHVGGYLKIAPEHTERGPLDKMMKPGIGAYNQFKRMFDAAAEQAGKKYYLIPYFIAAHPGTTDEDMMNLALWLKKNRYRADQVQTFLPSPMATATAMYHTGVNPLRGVRHGGSDKVEAIKGLRQRRLHKAFLRYHDPDNWPVLREALKAMGRADLIGSRPDQLVPAHQPPGTGKAAGTRRPVRPGGKTQRFTTKGLRVMK; encoded by the coding sequence ATGGACACCCAGATCATCGCCGCCGAAAAGCCTCTGATGGCCCAGGCCCGCCCGCGCAAGCCGGCGCCGTTTCTCCCGATGAGCCGCGCCGAGATGGACGCGCTCGGCTGGGATGCCTGCGACATCGTGCTGGTGACGGGCGATGCCTATGTCGACCATCCGAGTTTCGGCATGGCGATCATCGGCCGGCTGCTGGAGGCGCAAGGCTTCCGGGTCGGCATCATCGCGCAGCCGGACTGGCATTCGGCCGAGCCGCTTAGGGCGTTAGGCAAGCCGAAGGTGTTCTTCGGCGTGACCGGCGGCAACATGGACTCCATGGTGAACCGCTACACCGCGGACCGCCGCCTGCGCCATGACGACGCCTACACGGCGGGCGGCGAAGGCGGCAAGCGGCCGGACCGCTGCACCATCGTCTACGCGCAGCGCTGCCGCGAGGCGTTCAAGGACGTGCCGGTCGTGCTCGGCGGCATCGAGGCCTCGCTACGCCGGATCGCCCATTACGACTACTGGTCCGACAAGGTGCGCCGCTCGGTGCTGGCCGACGCCAAGGCAGATCTGCTGCTCTACGGCAATGCCGAGCGCGCCGTCGTCGAAGTGGCGAACCGTCTTGCCGCGGGCGAAGCGCCGCGCGAGCTCGACGACATCAGGGGCGTCGCACTGTTCCGCCGCGTGCCCGAAGACTATTCCGAGCTGCACGCCGACGATCTCGACTCCGCCGACGAAGGCGCAACCCGCCAGAAGGGCGCGACCGTCATTCGCCTGCCGGCGCTGGAGCAGGTCGAGCAGGACAAGGAAGCCTATGCGCGTGCGTCACGCGTGCTGCACCGGGAGAGCAATCCCGGCAATGCGCGGCCGCTGGTGCAGCGTCATGGCGACCGCGATCTCTGGCTCAATCCGCCGCCGATCCCGCTGACCAGCGACGAGATGGACGCGGTCTACGATCTTCCTTACGCGCGCGCGCCGCATCCGTCCTACGGCGATGCCAAGATCCCGGCGTGGGACATGATCAAGTTCTCCGTGACGATCATGCGCGGCTGTTTCGGCGGCTGCACCTTCTGTTCGATCACCGAGCATGAGGGCCGCATCATCCAGAACCGCTCGGAAGGCTCGATCCTGCGCGAGATCGAGAAGATCCGCGACAAGACGCCGGGCTTCACCGGCGTGATCTCCGATATCGGCGGCCCCACCGCCAACATGTACCGGATGGCGTGCAAGGACCCGAAGGTCGAGGGGGCGTGCCGGCGGCCGTCCTGCGTCTTCCCGGAGATCTGCCCGAACCTCAACACTTCGCATGACGATTTGATCCGGCTCTATCGCAAAGTGCGCGAGACCAAGGGCATCAAGAAGGTGATGGTCGCCTCCGGCGTGCGCTACGACCTCGCGGTGGAGAGCCCGGAATACATCAAGGAGCTCGTCACCCATCACGTCGGCGGCTACCTGAAGATCGCGCCGGAGCATACCGAGCGCGGCCCGCTCGACAAGATGATGAAGCCGGGCATCGGCGCCTACAACCAGTTCAAGCGGATGTTCGATGCCGCGGCCGAGCAGGCCGGCAAGAAATATTACCTGATCCCGTATTTCATCGCGGCGCATCCGGGCACGACCGACGAGGACATGATGAACCTCGCGCTCTGGCTCAAGAAGAACCGCTATCGCGCCGACCAGGTGCAGACCTTCCTGCCCTCACCGATGGCGACCGCGACCGCGATGTATCACACCGGCGTCAATCCGCTGCGCGGCGTGCGTCACGGCGGCAGCGACAAGGTCGAGGCCATCAAGGGCCTGCGCCAGCGCCGCCTGCACAAGGCGTTCCTGCGCTATCACGACCCCGACAACTGGCCGGTGCTGCGCGAGGCGCTGAAGGCGATGGGCCGCGCCGACCTGATCGGCTCACGTCCCGACCAGCTCGTGCCCGCGCACCAGCCGCCCGGCACCGGCAAGGCCGCCGGCACAAGGCGGCCCGTGCGCCCCGGCGGCAAGACGCAGCGGTTCACGACCAAGGGCCTGCGGGTGATGAAGTAG
- a CDS encoding class I SAM-dependent methyltransferase, with the protein MIGSVQQGNLMTDIQAMFSDPHAVAKYTEGPPRFVPGYNSMLSMAAILLAERAREDARILALGAGGGLELRAFAQAQPRWTFDGVDPSAAMLDLARQTLGPLASRAHLHRGYVDATPEGPFDGATCLLTLHFVDAAERRRIASEIRRRLKPGAPFVIAHFSIPDRDDERPLWLSRYSAFLAASGVEPDKAAAARDAVTNHLEILTPAQDEAILRNAGFSEPTLFYAGFTFRGWVAYA; encoded by the coding sequence GTGATCGGCTCCGTTCAGCAAGGCAACCTCATGACCGACATTCAAGCCATGTTCTCCGATCCGCATGCAGTGGCGAAATACACGGAAGGGCCGCCGCGGTTCGTTCCCGGCTACAATTCCATGCTGTCCATGGCGGCGATCCTGCTGGCCGAGCGCGCGCGTGAAGACGCGCGAATCCTCGCCCTCGGCGCCGGAGGCGGCCTGGAGTTGAGAGCCTTTGCGCAGGCGCAGCCGCGCTGGACCTTCGACGGTGTGGACCCCTCGGCGGCGATGCTCGATCTCGCGCGGCAAACGTTGGGCCCGCTCGCTTCGCGCGCGCATCTCCACCGGGGCTATGTCGACGCTACCCCGGAGGGGCCGTTCGACGGAGCCACGTGCCTGTTGACCCTGCACTTCGTCGATGCCGCGGAACGGCGTCGCATTGCCTCCGAAATCCGCCGCCGCCTCAAGCCGGGCGCGCCCTTCGTGATCGCTCATTTCAGCATCCCTGATCGCGACGATGAGCGGCCGCTGTGGCTATCGCGATATTCGGCGTTCCTGGCCGCATCCGGCGTCGAGCCGGACAAGGCGGCTGCCGCGCGCGACGCCGTCACCAACCATCTGGAGATCCTCACGCCCGCGCAGGATGAGGCAATTCTGCGGAACGCTGGCTTCTCCGAGCCGACCCTGTTCTACGCCGGATTCACCTTCCGCGGCTGGGTGGCATACGCCTGA
- a CDS encoding dihydrodipicolinate synthase family protein, translating into MTEAIRGFWVASATPLATDGGVDHARLAAHAKQLFSKGVDGVVLFGTTGEGTSFNVAERVATIEAMLKAGVAPARIGIGGGFPAISDSIALTRAVLGLGLRHVLLLPPYFDRSVTPEGIEDAFAAIVDGVADDRLRASLYHIPQISGVAIPTTVAASLRKRYGKLVAGLKDSSGDFKQFQAFRTAAPELAITVGNEADIARAIAAGGAGTICGMANVAPELVKAMIDGKDVEARMQAAIDVVVKTPSFLATLKAILAAQTGDAAWLRVRPPLRALSDGTASKRKLDELMAPAVV; encoded by the coding sequence ATGACGGAGGCGATTCGCGGGTTCTGGGTGGCGTCGGCGACGCCGCTGGCGACCGACGGTGGCGTGGATCACGCCCGGCTCGCCGCCCACGCCAAGCAGCTCTTCAGCAAAGGCGTCGACGGTGTCGTGCTGTTCGGCACCACCGGCGAGGGTACCTCATTCAACGTCGCCGAACGCGTGGCGACCATCGAAGCCATGCTCAAGGCCGGCGTCGCGCCGGCGCGCATCGGAATCGGCGGCGGCTTCCCCGCCATCAGCGACAGTATCGCGCTGACGCGTGCCGTGCTCGGCCTCGGCCTGCGCCACGTGCTGCTGTTGCCGCCTTACTTCGACCGCAGCGTCACGCCCGAGGGTATCGAGGATGCCTTCGCTGCGATCGTCGACGGCGTTGCCGACGATCGCCTGCGTGCCTCGCTCTATCACATCCCGCAGATCTCCGGCGTTGCGATTCCGACCACGGTCGCCGCAAGCTTGCGCAAGCGTTACGGCAAGCTGGTTGCAGGCTTGAAAGACTCCAGCGGCGACTTCAAGCAGTTTCAGGCGTTCCGCACCGCCGCGCCCGAGCTCGCCATCACCGTCGGCAACGAAGCCGACATCGCCCGCGCCATCGCCGCCGGCGGCGCCGGCACCATCTGCGGCATGGCGAACGTTGCGCCGGAGCTGGTCAAGGCGATGATCGACGGCAAAGATGTCGAAGCACGCATGCAGGCCGCGATCGACGTCGTGGTGAAGACGCCATCCTTCCTCGCAACGCTGAAGGCGATCCTTGCGGCGCAGACGGGCGATGCAGCGTGGCTGCGCGTGCGCCCGCCGCTCCGGGCCTTGTCGGACGGCACTGCGTCCAAGCGGAAGCTCGACGAACTGATGGCTCCTGCCGTCGTGTGA
- a CDS encoding GntR family transcriptional regulator produces the protein MRSLKLDTPKSLSQRVMQRLRQAIIDGEFALGAAISEEMVANSFGVSRTPVREAMGQLQAQGLVVIRPQVGSFVFTPSADDIAALCTFRIALEPKAAELAFRHDRDGAVATMSEAIAAMEPAVSARDNIAYGRADAAFHEALFTHCGNRYLVESYQLVSGRVAALRTNLTSPIDVRTRTSFDEHRKLLDLFARGEFAAFEALMTTHITNSGVVYAKALKVEALKVE, from the coding sequence ATGAGATCATTGAAGCTCGATACGCCAAAATCGCTGTCGCAGCGGGTGATGCAGCGGCTGCGGCAGGCGATCATCGACGGCGAGTTCGCGCTCGGCGCTGCGATCTCCGAGGAGATGGTGGCGAATTCCTTCGGCGTCAGCCGGACGCCGGTGCGCGAGGCGATGGGCCAGTTGCAGGCGCAGGGACTCGTGGTGATCCGCCCGCAGGTCGGCAGTTTTGTCTTCACCCCGAGCGCGGACGACATCGCCGCGCTCTGCACTTTCAGGATCGCGCTGGAGCCCAAGGCCGCAGAACTCGCCTTCCGCCACGATCGCGACGGTGCGGTGGCGACGATGAGCGAGGCGATCGCGGCGATGGAGCCGGCGGTCTCGGCCCGCGACAACATCGCCTATGGCCGCGCCGATGCCGCGTTCCACGAGGCGCTGTTCACCCATTGCGGCAACCGCTACCTCGTCGAATCCTACCAGCTCGTCTCCGGCCGCGTCGCGGCGCTGCGCACCAATCTGACCTCGCCGATCGACGTGCGCACCCGCACGTCCTTCGACGAGCACCGCAAGCTGCTGGACCTGTTCGCGCGCGGCGAGTTTGCGGCTTTCGAAGCGCTGATGACCACGCACATCACCAATTCGGGCGTGGTCTACGCCAAGGCCCTGAAAGTGGAGGCGCTGAAAGTGGAGTGA
- a CDS encoding Rrf2 family transcriptional regulator, which produces MKRDSRLSGVLHVLLHMAQQPGPFTSETLAKAMDTNPVVIRRIMAGLRDLGYVRSEKGHGGGWTLACDLSKVTLRDVYTALGNPPLLAMGNRTEAPGCLVEQAVNAALDRTFQDAEALLLSRLGAVTLAMLGDDLRKRLGARKVRDISAHHA; this is translated from the coding sequence ATGAAACGAGACAGCCGTCTATCCGGCGTGCTCCATGTCCTTCTCCACATGGCGCAGCAGCCTGGCCCCTTCACGTCCGAGACCCTGGCGAAGGCGATGGACACCAACCCGGTGGTGATCCGGCGCATCATGGCGGGCCTCAGGGACCTCGGTTACGTCCGCTCCGAGAAGGGGCATGGCGGCGGCTGGACGCTGGCCTGCGACCTGTCGAAGGTGACGCTGCGCGACGTCTACACCGCGCTCGGCAATCCCCCGCTTCTGGCAATGGGCAACCGGACCGAGGCGCCGGGCTGTCTCGTCGAGCAGGCCGTCAATGCCGCCCTGGATCGGACCTTTCAAGATGCCGAGGCGCTGCTGCTGTCGCGCCTCGGTGCAGTGACGCTGGCGATGCTGGGCGATGATCTGCGCAAGCGGCTCGGGGCCCGCAAGGTCCGCGACATCAGCGCGCATCACGCGTGA
- a CDS encoding FAD-binding oxidoreductase: MDMVTPVERPDQLLAALRDKLGAAAVLTGTDVPARNCNDWSASLPQTPRAVIRPLDAQGVTDAILTCRKAHLPFVPQGGLTGLCRGASPEAGWVAISLERMTGIEEIDRASMTMTVKAGTPLETIQKAADEAGFFFPLDLGSRGSCAIGGNLSTNAGGNRVIRYGMTRELVLGLEVVLPDGTIITNLNKLMKNNAGYDLKHLFIGSEGTLGIITRVVLKLFPKPRSTMAALCALKDYAAVIALLDAARSGLGPLLSAFEVMWPDYWDVITTRAGVKPPVAAGHGLYVLVEAQGTDESLDAPRFQSWLEELMKRGLLADAAVAQSLAQTQAFWRVRDICAEFGQVLGPHISYDIGLAVAQMDEFVTRCKAALANGIKGCESVYYGHIGDGNLHLVSWVTGLSVEQQPKEEMDAIIYGLVREMGGSVSAEHGIGTLKKKWLGHARSEAEIALMRTLKAALDPDHLLNPGKVI; this comes from the coding sequence ATGGACATGGTGACCCCTGTGGAGCGTCCCGACCAATTGCTCGCGGCCTTGCGCGACAAGCTCGGCGCGGCCGCCGTGCTGACCGGCACCGATGTGCCTGCGCGCAATTGCAACGACTGGAGCGCGAGCCTGCCGCAAACGCCGCGGGCGGTGATCCGTCCGCTCGATGCGCAGGGCGTTACCGATGCGATTCTGACCTGCCGCAAGGCGCATCTGCCGTTCGTGCCGCAGGGTGGATTGACCGGGCTGTGCCGCGGTGCCTCGCCTGAAGCGGGCTGGGTCGCGATTTCGCTCGAGCGCATGACCGGCATCGAGGAGATCGATCGCGCGTCGATGACGATGACGGTGAAGGCGGGCACGCCGCTTGAGACGATCCAGAAGGCCGCGGACGAGGCCGGCTTCTTCTTTCCGCTCGACCTCGGCTCGCGCGGCTCGTGCGCGATCGGCGGCAACCTCTCCACCAATGCCGGCGGCAACCGCGTGATCCGCTACGGCATGACGCGCGAGCTGGTGCTCGGCCTGGAGGTGGTGCTGCCTGATGGCACCATCATCACCAATCTCAACAAGCTGATGAAGAACAATGCGGGCTACGACCTGAAGCATCTGTTCATCGGCTCGGAAGGCACGCTCGGCATCATCACCCGCGTGGTGCTGAAACTGTTCCCGAAGCCGCGCTCGACCATGGCGGCGCTCTGCGCGCTGAAGGATTATGCGGCGGTGATCGCACTGCTGGACGCCGCGCGCAGCGGGCTCGGCCCGCTGCTGTCGGCGTTCGAGGTGATGTGGCCGGATTATTGGGACGTGATCACGACGCGCGCCGGCGTGAAGCCGCCGGTCGCCGCAGGCCACGGACTCTACGTGCTGGTGGAAGCGCAAGGCACCGACGAAAGCCTGGATGCGCCGCGCTTCCAGAGCTGGCTCGAGGAATTGATGAAGCGCGGGCTCTTGGCCGATGCCGCCGTCGCGCAATCGCTGGCGCAGACGCAAGCCTTCTGGCGGGTGCGCGACATCTGCGCCGAGTTCGGCCAGGTGCTGGGCCCGCACATCTCCTACGACATCGGCCTTGCGGTGGCGCAGATGGACGAGTTCGTCACGCGCTGCAAGGCCGCGCTCGCCAATGGCATCAAGGGCTGCGAGAGCGTCTATTACGGCCATATCGGCGACGGCAATCTGCACCTGGTGTCCTGGGTCACCGGGCTTTCCGTCGAGCAGCAGCCGAAAGAGGAGATGGACGCGATCATCTACGGTCTCGTGCGCGAGATGGGCGGCAGCGTCTCCGCCGAGCACGGCATCGGCACGCTGAAGAAGAAATGGCTGGGTCATGCCAGGAGCGAAGCCGAGATCGCGCTGATGCGGACGCTGAAGGCCGCGCTCGATCCCGATCATCTGCTCAATCCCGGCAAGGTGATCTGA